The following coding sequences are from one Rutidosis leptorrhynchoides isolate AG116_Rl617_1_P2 chromosome 11, CSIRO_AGI_Rlap_v1, whole genome shotgun sequence window:
- the LOC139874804 gene encoding uncharacterized protein, producing the protein MRLSYVSPGASDQENRKSLEDIRNFVDWLLNIGDGNLNPTDDEISKIEMPADVLVNDVEDPIGSIIAPIYPQFLENLGNPTYYQQRPILAPTHEVVNIINNHMMESLDGYEGSYLNSDSICQSDRDSDLNSELYTTD; encoded by the coding sequence ATGAGGCTTTCATACGTTTCGCCGGGTGCTTCTGATCAAGAAAATCGAAAGTCACTTGAAGATATTCGCAACTTTGTCGATTGGTTGTTAAACATCGGTGATGGTAATTTGAACCCAACAGATGACGAGATTTCGAAAATTGAAATGCCTGCAGATGTGTTAGTCAACGATGTCGAGGATCCAATTGGATCGATTATTGCTCCTATTTATCCACAGTTTTTGGAAAATCTGGGCAATCCTACTTATTATCAACAACGTCCCATTCTTGCTCCAACTCATGAAGTTGTAAACATCATTAACAATCACATGATGGAGTCACTAGATGGTTATGAAGGGTCGTATTTAAATTCAGACAGCATATGTCAGTCAGACAGAGACTCAGACCTTAATAGCGAGTTGTACACAACCGATTAA